The following proteins are co-located in the Mycolicibacterium goodii genome:
- a CDS encoding helix-turn-helix domain-containing protein, translating to MDRWSLARQFRAAFGTSPSRFRSMRQLELARALIIGGMPLADVAHAAGFADQAHFTRMFKAAYGLTPAAWSGAVHHNPPATSSTDPVT from the coding sequence ATGGACCGGTGGTCGCTGGCCCGCCAGTTCCGCGCCGCGTTCGGCACCAGCCCGAGCCGGTTCCGTTCGATGCGCCAACTCGAATTGGCGCGCGCCCTGATCATCGGCGGCATGCCGCTCGCCGACGTCGCGCACGCCGCGGGATTCGCCGACCAGGCGCACTTCACCCGGATGTTCAAGGCCGCCTACGGTTTGACGCCCGCCGCGTGGAGCGGCGCGGTGCATCACAACCCGCCGGCGACGTCCAGCACGGATCCGGTGACGTAA
- a CDS encoding SDR family NAD(P)-dependent oxidoreductase — MTVIVTGGSRGIGRQIVERLAGEGHRVVFTHSGSDRDAADVERACGAGVRGVRLDVTDVDAPMRLFDIAQTHGPVTALVNNAGVTGPLGPLTALDDDSLRRTVEVNLVAVARLCREAARRWQSGSTTADRRDIVNVSSVAARTGSPGEYVVYAATKAALDILTVGLAKELGASGIHVNCVRAGTTNTTIHARAGDAERPGRVARHIPVGRVAEPDEIAAAVVWLLSADAGYVTGSVLDVAGGL; from the coding sequence ATGACGGTGATCGTGACCGGAGGCAGCCGGGGCATCGGTCGTCAGATCGTCGAGCGACTGGCCGGGGAAGGCCACCGCGTGGTGTTCACGCATTCGGGCTCCGACCGGGATGCGGCCGACGTCGAGCGCGCCTGCGGCGCGGGCGTGCGGGGTGTGCGCCTCGACGTCACCGACGTCGACGCGCCGATGCGGTTGTTCGACATCGCGCAGACGCACGGCCCGGTGACCGCACTGGTGAACAACGCGGGGGTGACGGGACCGCTGGGGCCGTTGACCGCACTCGACGACGATTCACTTCGCCGTACCGTCGAGGTGAATCTCGTTGCCGTGGCGCGGCTGTGCCGTGAGGCCGCGCGCCGATGGCAGTCGGGGTCGACGACGGCTGACCGCCGCGACATCGTCAACGTGTCCTCGGTGGCGGCCCGCACGGGTTCACCCGGTGAGTACGTCGTGTACGCCGCGACGAAGGCCGCGCTCGACATACTCACGGTGGGCCTCGCGAAAGAACTGGGCGCCTCCGGTATTCACGTGAACTGCGTGCGGGCCGGCACCACCAACACCACCATCCATGCCCGCGCGGGCGACGCCGAGCGGCCCGGCCGGGTCGCGCGGCACATCCCGGTCGGGCGGGTCGCCGAACCGGATGAGATCGCCGCCGCCGTCGTGTGGTTGTTGTCGGCCGACGCCGGTTACGTCACCGGATCCGTGCTGGACGTCGCCGGCGGGTTGTGA
- a CDS encoding MFS transporter, producing the protein MSRRSTAALAGLCVVEFLSWGILYYTLPVIGVRITAATDWPPLAVPVVYTASLLCAAFATPWAGRMVDRHGPRPVMTLGSLVGAAALILGGVTAWLPLFAVAWLIVGGAQACTLYPPAFAAATQWFGTARAWPLTAITLAGGVSSTAFAPLTAALDEQLGWRMTLVALGLGYGVLSTGAAFLLLSSAWRRPAREGAEHAEYVTQIVRSTPFRFSRLALAMTALGLYAVTLNVIPLLTELGFGYHSAAIVFGLIGVGQVFGRVLYLPLRHRGTARARTAMQVAASTAGMGILAVVTAPLALVASAAMFAGAARGTHTLSVATAVTDRWGAESYATILGRFHRPIAIAMALGPAAGSAIAATLDSYRTAAAIFAALGVLAILAARRS; encoded by the coding sequence GTGAGCAGGCGCTCGACCGCGGCGCTGGCGGGTCTGTGCGTGGTCGAGTTCCTCAGTTGGGGCATCCTCTACTACACGCTTCCGGTGATCGGGGTGCGGATCACCGCGGCCACCGACTGGCCACCGCTGGCCGTTCCCGTCGTGTACACCGCCAGCCTGTTGTGCGCCGCGTTCGCCACCCCGTGGGCGGGCCGCATGGTCGACCGCCACGGCCCGCGACCGGTGATGACGCTGGGCTCCCTCGTCGGCGCCGCGGCGCTGATTCTCGGCGGCGTCACGGCATGGCTGCCGTTGTTCGCCGTGGCCTGGCTGATCGTCGGCGGCGCCCAGGCCTGCACGCTGTACCCGCCCGCATTCGCGGCCGCGACACAGTGGTTCGGCACCGCGCGGGCCTGGCCGCTCACGGCGATCACCCTGGCCGGCGGGGTGTCCTCGACGGCGTTCGCACCGTTGACCGCCGCGCTCGACGAACAACTCGGCTGGCGGATGACCCTGGTGGCGCTCGGACTCGGGTACGGCGTGCTGAGCACCGGAGCGGCGTTCCTGCTGCTGTCGTCGGCGTGGCGCAGGCCGGCGCGCGAGGGTGCCGAGCACGCCGAGTACGTGACACAGATCGTGCGCAGCACGCCGTTTCGCTTCAGCCGCCTCGCGTTGGCGATGACGGCCCTGGGGCTGTACGCGGTGACGCTCAACGTCATCCCGCTGCTCACCGAGCTGGGATTCGGATACCACAGCGCGGCGATCGTGTTCGGGTTGATCGGCGTGGGGCAGGTCTTCGGCCGCGTGCTGTACCTGCCGCTGCGGCACCGCGGCACCGCCAGGGCCCGCACCGCCATGCAGGTCGCGGCGAGCACCGCGGGCATGGGCATCCTTGCCGTGGTCACCGCTCCCCTGGCCCTGGTCGCGTCGGCCGCGATGTTCGCGGGTGCGGCGCGCGGCACCCACACGCTGTCGGTCGCCACCGCGGTCACCGACCGGTGGGGTGCTGAGTCCTACGCCACGATCCTCGGCCGGTTCCACCGTCCGATCGCGATCGCGATGGCGCTGGGACCGGCCGCCGGGTCGGCCATCGCGGCCACGCTGGACTCCTACCGAACCGCCGCGGCGATCTTCGCGGCTCTCGGCGTGCTGGCCATCCTGGCGGCGCGACGCAGTTGA